From one Gadus chalcogrammus isolate NIFS_2021 unplaced genomic scaffold, NIFS_Gcha_1.0 GACHA096, whole genome shotgun sequence genomic stretch:
- the LOC130378666 gene encoding uncharacterized protein LOC130378666 yields MANKDSLARYSCAHPAFAEHLEFRRAQEEARARATLPGRGGEVLVGFGQFKEDTLKDLYDSKEKERQNYVKWLRRKTPQPGSSMDVAIKYILGRDKERSAEAAATPPPPASISTSSGPSTTTSQAAASTVLPPRKPTTPNFSALVRGRPMGPRELQAQIRKLINPPARPAAPAVSSVRDQRPSVPPPPTTEVTDEELVRMVTDVEMGNWHHTGRVAL; encoded by the exons ATGGCCAACAAGGACAGCCTCGCCCGCTACTCCTGCGCCCACCCCGCTTTTGCTGAGCACCTCGAGTTCCGCCGGGCGCAGGAGGAGGCCCGGGCTCGCGCCACTCTGCCCGGGCGGGGGGGCGAGGTGCTTGTTGGCTTCGGGCAGTTCAAGGAGGACACCCTGAAGGACCTGTACGACTCCAAGGAGAAGGAGCGTCAGAA CTACGTCAAGTGGCTACGGCGGAAGACCCCGCAGCCTGGGAGCTCCATGGACGTCGCCATAAAGTACATTCTGGGCCGAGACAAGGAGCGGTCGGCGGAGGCGGCTGCTACACCCCCTCCGCCCGCCAGCATCAGCACCAGCAGcggccccagcaccaccaccagccaggcCGCTGCTTCCACCGTGCTGCCGCCCCGCAAGCCGACCACTCCCAATTTCTCGGCCCTTGTGCGGGGGCGTCCGATGGGCCCCAGGGAGCTGCAGGCCCAGATCAGGAAACTGATTAACCCACCAGCACGGCCTGCAGCTCCAG cggTGTCTTCCGTCAGAGACCAGCGCCCCTCGGTTCCGCCGCCCCCCACCACAGAGGTGACGGACGAGGAGCTGGTCCGGATGGTCACTGACGTAGAAATGGGTAACTGGCACCACACCGGACGTGTCGCACTGTAA